Part of the Patescibacteria group bacterium genome is shown below.
TAAATCAACACAACTCGAAAAATCAAGATCAGACGATAAAAAAACCCGTAAATATACCGGCACAAGAAATTTCTTCCGGCTTTGATAAAAAAAATGATAGCGCTTCAAGATTAAAAACAAGTCACTATTCTTCCATGTCCAAGATATTAGCCATGTCCAAGTTACTAGATGATGTAAAGCACACAAATGTAGATCTCATCCATCCTGAAGAAATGACTACACTAAAAAAATATTTACCACCTTCAACATTAGCGTTATTAAATGAAAAGCATTTAGCATGGTTTCACAAACTCGTTCAAGAAAATCCTGGTCGTGCATTATATGAGCTAGCTCGATGTTTTGAATCAGGCAATAATGACCTCGAGATTAATACAGATATAGCAATATCCGTTTATATTAAAGCTGCTAAAGCAAAAAATGCAGACGCCATGTGCTATTTAGGGCATATTTACGAATATGGCGTGCATGGTGTAAAGCGAAACTTAGATACTGCCTTTAAATATTATCAACAGGCAGAACAAAATGGTTCAGAACAAGCTAAAATCAAAATTTTAAGACTTCATGCAGATCATGGCAATGATGCCAAGGCTAAATTTAAACTTGGACAATATTGTTTTAACGGTTACCGGGATATCATAGAAAAAGATAGGGTCA
Proteins encoded:
- a CDS encoding tetratricopeptide repeat protein, which produces MTEAKTNPSNRELTRIKLLLKNPQGFVEWLEAQPYDDFQKIAFLKDILIRIYENHKNGSLPLTQEQLTPLIHQGTQLIRGYLTALDKRVRWPTDEIAIVIQFIKYGNALDFSLNQHNSKNQDQTIKKPVNIPAQEISSGFDKKNDSASRLKTSHYSSMSKILAMSKLLDDVKHTNVDLIHPEEMTTLKKYLPPSTLALLNEKHLAWFHKLVQENPGRALYELARCFESGNNDLEINTDIAISVYIKAAKAKNADAMCYLGHIYEYGVHGVKRNLDTAFKYYQQAEQNGSEQAKIKILRLHADHGNDAKAKFKLGQYCFNGYRDIIEKDRVKGLKYIFAAAQLGHPAAKQQLKASANEIYDLAESLVATGKVYNIQDAMELYRIIIASSDSETLQLRASRRLYSQSSAPPVTHEPEIDSVPFTHGVT